In the Phaseolus vulgaris cultivar G19833 chromosome 7, P. vulgaris v2.0, whole genome shotgun sequence genome, one interval contains:
- the LOC137828494 gene encoding vacuolar-sorting receptor 1-like yields the protein MKLPRSSFCVFLGFLVLFLSPPSMAKFVVEKNSLTVTSPDNIKGTHDSAIGNFGIPQYGGSMAGNVVYPKENQKGCKEFDDSGISFKSKPGALPTVVLLDRGNCFFALKVWNAQKAGASAVLVADDIEEKLITMDTPEEDGSSAKYIENITIPSALIEKSFGGKLKDAISNGDMVNVNLDWREAVPHPDDRVEYELWTNSNDECGVKCDMLMEFVKDFKGAAQILEKGGYTQFTPHYITWYCPQAFTLSKQCKSQCINHGRYCAPDPEQDFSTGYDGKDVVIENLRQLCVFKVANETKKPWVWWDYVTDFQIRCPMKEKKYNKKCADAVIESLGLDIKKIEKCMGDPNNDSENPVLKEEQDAQVGKGSRGDVTILPTLVVNNRQYRGKLEKGAVMKAICAGFEETTEPAVCLSSDVETNECLANNGGCWQDKPANITACKDTFRGRVCECPLVDGVQFKGDGYTTCAASGPGRCKINNGGCWHEARNGHAYSACLDDGGVKCKCPAGFKGDGVKNCEDIDECREKKACQCPECSCKNTWGSYDCTCSGDLLYIRDHDTCISKTASQEGRSAWAAFWVILVGLVVAAGGAYLVYKYRIRSYMDSEIRAIMAQYMPLDSQSEVVNHANDERA from the exons ATGAAGCTTCCGAGATCTTCGTTCTGCGTCTTTTTAGGGTTTTTGGTACTGTTTCTTTCGCCGCCGTCAATGGCGAAATTCGTGGTGGAGAAGAACAGCTTGACGGTGACGTCGCCGGACAACATCAAGGGCACGCACGATAGCGCGATTGGGAACTTCGGGATACCTCAATACGGAGGCAGCATGGCTGGGAACGTGGTGTACCCTAAGGAAAACCAAAAGGGTTGCAAGGAGTTCGATGACTCTGGGATTTCCTTCAAATCTAAACCTGGTGCTCTTCCCACTGTCGTTTTGCTCGATCGAGGAA ATTGCTTCTTTGCTTTGAAGGTCTGGAATGCACAAAAGGCTGGAGCTTCTGCTGTTCTTGTTGCAGATGACATCGAGGAAAAGTTGATAACCATGGACACTCCTGAAGAGGATGggtcttctgcaaaatacataGAGAACATAACTATACCATCTGCTCTGATTGAAAAAAGTTTTGGTGGAAAGTTAAAGGATGCCATAAGTAATGGGGATATGGTCAATGTAAATCTGGATTGGAGAGAGGCTGTCCCCCACCCAGATGATCGTGTGGAGTATGAACTGTGGACCAACAGCAATGATGAGTGTGGAGTTAAATGTGATATGTTGATGGAATTTGTGAAAGATTTTAAGGGTGCAGCGCAGATATTGGAGAAAGGTGGTTATACTCAATTTACGCCCCATTATATAACTTGGTACTGTCCCCAAGCATTCACATTGAGCAAACAGTGCAAGTCCCAGTGCATAAATCATGGGAGATATTGTGCTCCAGATCCTGAGCAGGATTTCAGTACTGGATATGATGGAAAGGACGTGGTTATTGAAAATTTAAGGCAGCTATGTGTTTTCAAGGTGGCAAATGAAACCAAAAAGCCTTGGGTGTGGTGGGATTATGTCACTGATTTTCAAATTAGATGTCCAATGAAGGAGAAAAAATACAACAAGAAATGTGCAGATGCTGTCATTGAATCACTTG GCCTTGATATTAAAAAGATTGAAAAGTGCATGGGAGATCCAAATAATGATTCTGAAAATCCTGTTTTGAAAGAAGAGCAAGATGCCCAA GTTGGAAAGGGATCACGAGGTGATGTTACCATATTGCCTACTCTAGTTGTCAACAATAGACAGTATCGAG gaaAGTTAGAGAAAGGTGCTGTTATGAAAGCTATTTGTGCTGGTTTTGAAGAAACTACGGAACCTGCTGTTTGTTTGAGCAGTG ATGTGGAGACAAATGAGTGCTTGGCGAATAATGGTGGTTGTTGGCAGGATAAACCAGCTAACATCACCGCTTGCAAG GATACGTTCCGTGGGAGAGTATGTGAATGCCCCTTGGTGGATGGTGTGCAGTTCAAAGGAGATGGTTATACAACATGTGCAG CTAGTGGACCTGGGCGGTGCAAGATAAACAATGGAGGTTGTTGGCATGAAGCTCGGAATGGACATGCATATTCTGCTTGTTTG GATGATGGAGGGGTTAAATGTAAGTGTCCTGCAGGCTTTAAAGGGGATGGTGTCAAAAATTGTGAAG ACATTGATGAATGCAGAGAGAAGAAAGCTTGTCAGTGCCCTGAATGTAGCTGCAAGAATACCTGGGGCAGCTATGACTGCACTTGCAGTGGAGATCTTTTGTATATAAGAGACCACGATACTTGCATAA GTAAAACTGCGAGTCAGGAGGGAAGATCAGCTTGGGCTGCTTTTTGGGTTATTTTAGTTGGCTTAGTTGTGGCTGCTGGTGGGGCATACCTCGTGTACAAATATAGAATAAGG TCGTACATGGATTCCGAGATCAGAGCCATCATGGCACAGTATATGCCCTTGGACAGCCAATCAGAGGTTGTAAATCATGCGAACGATGAAAGAGCGTGA
- the LOC137828170 gene encoding uncharacterized protein, with the protein MSHRDSDSKRRHSKFDQEPSPKRYRRDGKQERERDRNRVTSDGGDKRNPSLPHHSRREPFDAVAPKKSNSNDHGQPSKHSSQPSKHSSQPSKHSSQPSRSRSHYQHEERGSTGQVGRSNGQREAGKVFAQSKDDNERVETGQSREQTNTKSQVKLDDNLQKRDGFAERKDDLPPTMRKRRAFREKKIPVDSADANPAPIVAVKSSHTEHFMERNERKEERSSNPHHLDRPEKQITEDRALNKSEARRDGFSSRARFGGSGGDSNYRGRDKLNGRQQVHRPVKSRVEKWKHDLYQEVNRDPIPKNEDDQIAKLEALLAS; encoded by the exons ATGTCTCATCGAGACTCTGATTCCAAGCGTCGCCACTCCAAGTTCGATCAAGAACCAAG TCCCAAGAGATATAGAAGGGATGGAAAACAAGAAAGAGAAAGGGACAGGAACAGAGTAACCTCTGATGGGGGAGATAAGAGAAACCCATCGCTGCCACATCATTCTAGGCGAGAACCTTTCGATGCTGTTGCTCCCAAGAAATCAAATTCAAACGATCATGGACAGCCATCCAAACATTCATCTCAGCCATCGAAACATTCATCTCAGCCATCCAAACATTCGTCTCAGCCATCAAGATCTCGCTCTCATTACCAG CATGAAGAACGGGGTAGTACTGGGCAGGTTGGTCGAAGCAATGGACAAAGGGAAGCTG GAAAAGTCTTTGCTCAGAGTAAAGACGATAATGAAAGGGTGGAGACAGGTCAGAGTAGAGAGCAAACAAATACGAAATCTCAGGTGAAACTGGATGATAATTTACAGAAAAGAGATGGTTTTGCCGAAAGAAAAGATGATCTACCCCCTACTATGAGGAAACGACGGGCATTTAGGGAGAAGAAGATTCCTGTGGATTCAGCAGATGCTAATCCAGCTCCAATAGTAGCAGTAAAATCAAGTCATACTGAACATTTTATGGAAAGGAATGAAAGGAAGGAGGAAAGAAGCAGCAATCCTCATCATCTGGATAGACCTGAGAAACAAATTACAGAGGACAGAGCACTCAATAAGAGTGAAGCAAGGAGGGATGGCTTTTCATCTAGAGCAAGGTTTGGGGGCAGTGGAGGCGACAGTAATTACAGGGGAAGAGACAAACTTAATGGAAGACAACAAGTTCACCGTCCTGTTAAGTCGCGAGTAGAGAAGTGGAAACATGATCTGTATCAAGAGGTTAACAGGGATCCTATTCCAAAGAATGAGGATGATCAGATTGCTAAGTTAGAAGCACTCTTGGCTTCGTAA
- the LOC137829517 gene encoding endo-1,4-beta-xylanase 5-like: MKVATEGCNFLFIIICLLLISGLGIHSLSYDYSATTKCLVEPERAQYGGGIIVNPGFDHNIEGWTVFGKGSIKEQISNEGNRFIVAHNRTQPLDSFSQKVQLLKGMLYTFSAWFQVSEGSDTVSVMLKTKESELVRGGQVIAKHGCWTLLKGGIAANFSGPVEILFESKNSTVEIWADNVSLQPFTKKQWRSLQDASIERVRKRRVRFQITRVNETALKGAKVIAKPVKLNFPFGCGMNHYILTNKDYQNWFVSRFKFATFTNEMKWYSTEKKQGVENYTISDAMLKFTKENGISVRGHNIFWDDPKYQPEWAKTLSPADLAKAAAKRMESVVSRYKGQLIAWDVMNENLHFHFFEDKLGQNASAEAYATAYEIDPKQKMFLNEYNTIEDSGDEDSSPVNYMKKIKEILSFPRVAGMSLAIGLQGHFASGQPNLAYMRSSLDLLATTGLPIWLTEVSVDPQPSQAEYLEDVLREAYSHPAVDGIIMFSGPAQAGFNTTTLADENFRNTPAGDVVDKLIQEWGTGPKIAAADGRGIVDISLHHGDYDVTVTHPLIHSPIKMNLSVKKDFSLETIHVKMRT; the protein is encoded by the exons ATGAAGGTTGCTACAGAAGGTTGCAACTTTTTGTTCATTATCATTTGCCTTTTACTGATATCAG GGCTTGGCATTCATTCTTTGTCTTATGATTATTCTGCTACCACAAAG TGCTTGGTAGAACCTGAGAGAGCACAGTATGGAGGAGGCATTATAGTAAATCCAGGATTTGATCACAACATAGAGGGTTGGACAGTGTTTGGAAAAGGGTCAATCAAGGAACAGATATCGAATGAAGGCAATAGATTCATTGTTGCTCACAACAGAACCCAACCGCTGGATAGTTTCTCTCAGAAGGTCCAACTTCTGAAAGGAATGCTATACACCTTTTCTG CTTGGTTTCAGGTCAGTGAAGGAAGTGATACAGTGTCAGTCATgctcaaaacaaaagaaagtgAACTGGTACGAGGTGGCCAAGTGATAGCAAAGCATGGATGTTGGACCCTTCTAAAAGGCGGCATAGCTGCAAACTTTTCAGGCCCTGTTGAAATTCTTTTTGAG AGCAAGAATTCAACTGTGGAAATATGGGCTGACAATGTCTCGTTACAACCATTCACTAAAAAGCAGTGGAGATCACTACAAGATGCCAGCATTGAGAGG GTACGCAAGAGGAGAGTGAGATTTCAGATAACTCGTGTAAATGAAACAGCATTGAAAGGAGCTAAAGTCATCGCCAAACCAGTGAAGTTGAACTTCCCATTTGGATGTGGAATGAACCATTATATCCTCACGAACAAAGACTACCAGAATTGGTTTGTGTCAAGGTTCAAATTCGCAACCTTCACCAATGAGATGAAGTGGTATAGTACAGAGAAAAAGCAAGGCGTGGAAAACTATACTATCTCAGATGCCATGCTGAAATTTACCAAAGAGAATGGCATTTCTGTGAGAGGCCATAACATTTTCTGGGACGATCCAAAATATCAGCCTGAATGGGCCAAGACCCTATCACCTGCGGATTTAGCGAAAGCAGCAGCAAAAAGAATGGAATCTGTGGTTTCAAGATACAAAGGACAACTGATTGCATGGGATGTGATGAATGAGAATCTCCACTTCCACTTCTTTGAGGACAAACTCGGCCAAAATGCCTCTGCAGAAGCTTATGCAACAGCTTACGAGATTGATCCAAAGCAAAAAATGTTCCTGAATGAGTATAACACCATTGAAGATAGTGGGGATGAGGATTCCAGCCCAGTCAACTATATGAAGAAAATTAAGGAGATTCTGTCATTTCCAAGAGTTGCTGGAATGTCACTAGCAATAGGGTTGCAAGGCCATTTTGCTAGTGGCCAGCCAAACCTTGCTTACATGAGATCATCTCTTGACCTTCTTGCTACAACTGGACTTCCAATATGGCTCACAGAAGTCAGTGTGGATCCACAACCAAGTCAG GCAGAGTATTTGGAAGATGTACTAAGAGAGGCGTACTCTCACCCTGCTGTGGATGGGATTATAATGTTTTCTGGTCCAGCACAAGCTGGTTTCAATACCACTACTCTGGCGGATGAGAATTTCAGAAATACTCCTGCAGGAGACGTTGTGGACAAGCTGATTCAGGAGTGGGGAACTGGGCCTAAGATTGCCGCAGCAGATGGCAGAGGAATTGTAGATATTTCACTGCACCATGGAGATTATGATGTAACTGTTACACATCCTCTAATTCACTCCCCTATAAAAATGAATCTAAGTGTTAAGAAAGATTTTTCTCTGGAAACCATTCATGTGAAAATGCGTACATAA